One stretch of Streptomyces sp. A2-16 DNA includes these proteins:
- a CDS encoding DUF4235 domain-containing protein yields MAKKKKLKLPLAYQPVGFVLGWSGGWLAGLAFRKTWMALRHEEDAPDALDKDRGWGEILLAAAIQGAIFAAVRSAVDRTGAKAIERSTGVWPASEKGGRD; encoded by the coding sequence ATGGCCAAGAAGAAGAAGTTGAAGCTCCCCCTCGCCTACCAGCCCGTCGGGTTCGTTCTCGGCTGGTCCGGTGGCTGGCTGGCGGGCCTCGCCTTCCGCAAGACGTGGATGGCGCTCCGGCACGAGGAGGACGCGCCCGACGCCCTGGACAAGGACCGCGGATGGGGGGAGATCCTCCTGGCGGCCGCGATCCAGGGCGCCATCTTCGCCGCGGTGCGCAGCGCCGTGGACCGCACGGGGGCGAAGGCCATCGAGCGGTCCACGGGCGTCTGGCCGGCCTCCGAGAAGGGCGGCCGCGACTGA